The genomic segment TCTATAATCAATATTGCAAAATTATTTATTTCAAAAACATTTCTGTAGATATGTAATCTTTCTCTTAAAATCTTCCTAAACCTTATATACATTGTAATATCAATACATATACCCACATAACCCGGATTAGCCGGATTACTACTCTCAAAAACGTAATTCACAGGTACTCCTGCTTCGAGTATCCACCTGTATTTACCTTCCTTGCTCCGTACCCTGTACCTTGTTCTAAAAGGCTTGCCCAGCTCTATAGCCTCATAATATATCTTAAGGTATTTGTTTAAGTCATCAGGATGTATTAATGAGGCCCAATCTTCATTAGGGTTATTAATGTCATTTCCCGTAAAATTGAAAAAGCCGCTACTAACAAAATTACGTGCTCCATCAGTTCCTGTTTTCCATATTAGCACATGCAACTCCCCCCATTTAAAAAAATGCCTTACTAAATTTAAGTACAATTATACCAAAAAAAACATCTCTTTGAATCATAATTCTACATAAATTTATATATTCCTTTACAATTAGCAAATTTTTTCAAAAAATATTTAAATTTTGTGCAATAAATTTGCTATTATGCTATTATAAAGTCTGTGGGTTTTTCAATTTTCATGGACCGGAATTGGTCAAGATTTTACATAATAATAAATTAACGAACAAATTAACGAACATGTTTGAAAATATAGATTAAACTTAAATATGTACTACGCAGTATGTATCATTTTAATACTCAAATCAACAAGCCGGGATTCTCCTATAAAGTTCAGCCTTACTTTTGCCCTGCCTTTTCTTGTATCTACCGATTCAATTAAACCTTCAAGTCCTACAAGGGGGCCGTCTACTACAACTATTTTCTCTCCGGATTCATACAGGGTAGAGGTCCCGATTATTTCGCCGTTACACATCAGCCGGCTTATTACATATATTTCTTCCTCATCTATTTCAAGGGGTTCATACTTATTCTTTAACACTCTTAAAAGTCCAGGTACTCCTTTCATATTATAATATTCTTCTATTCCCATTATACCGTTGTATAAAACATATCCGGGAAAAAGGGTCTTTAATTTAACTTCCCATCTACCATCCTTTCTTTCTCTAATTCTTCTCATAGGTACAATAATTCTTAAGTCATCCCTTTCCCTGAACCTATATAATAAACGTTCTTTAACTTTTTCTTCCTCTCCTGTCATGACAAAGAGAGCATACCATTTACCCATACCTTCAAAGTAATACATTCTGCCACTTCCCCATCATATAAATATTATTTCATACCAAATTATTTTACCTATAAGGTTTTTAAGACCTTCCTCCCGTTTTCATAAAACAACCTGTATGCATATTCTTCATCAGACCATTTTACAACATTCTGATATGCTTTTTCATGCCATGAATAATAACTTTCCCTGTGCGCATCAGATGCGACAAAATCCGCTATTTTATTCTTTACCAGGTATTTTGTCATACCCTTTATCCTTTCGCCATAGACTCCTACTATGCTTCCAGTATTTATCTGTATAAGACATCCCATCTCCTTGAGTTTAATTATTGTTTTTTTGCTCTTCAAGTCACCTCCAACTCTTTCCGGATGCGCAATTATTGGCTTAAACCCGTTTTGCCTAAACATGATATCCAGTAATTTTAAGCTTTGCTCGCTATAAGTGAAATACGGAAATTCCGCCAGCATATATACAGTTCCATCTAAACTATGCCTGCCAATAATATCAACAGCTTTTTCCAATACAGGATTCAACATTATCTCAAACCCCAACCTGATGCTTACATTAATACCCTCTGTTTTCTCCAGCAACACCCGGTAGTTTTCATAAGTTTTCTCAGGATTTAATATATGTTCGCGGAAATGAGGTGTAGTTATTATGGCTTTCACACCTGCTTTTTCCGCAGCCTCCACCATTCTTAAGGATTCATCCGGATCCCTTGCGCCATCATCTACATCAAATAATATATGGCTGTGTATATCAACCACAATTTGTACCTTCCATTCCTTTTACTTTTAATTTAAGAAATCAGTTTTACCCTTCTCATAAATTTTTTAAAAGGACTTTCATCCCTGCTATCATCAGCGGTATAATAATAATTATAGTAATGCCTGTAACCGTATCTTAAATCCTTTCTCTGGATCCTGTTTATTACTACACCCAAAAGATATGCATTTGCTTTCTCCAGTTGCCCCTTTACCTGATGGGCAACCTTGTAATTAATTGACTTGGACTTTATTACCAGTAATGTACCATCTGTCTGTGCTGCAATTATGGCAGCATCTATAACACTTCCCAAGGGAGGGGTATCAAATATTATAATGTCAAACTGACCTTTTACTGTCTTCAAATACTGGTCTTTTACAGTTTTTATAAATTCGGAAAATGTTTCGGTACTCAATAATTCTGCAGGGTTAGGGGGAATTACTCCACAAGGTGTTATATAAAAATTTTCTATGTTTGTCCTATAAACAACTTCTTCTAGTGTTGCTTCTCCTGTTATGTAATTTGTAAGGCCAATCTTAGTATTTATATCCAGGATTTTCTCTACGGTGGGACGCCTTAAATCCGCATCCACCAGCAAGGTTTTCATTCCCGCATTGGCCATGCTTATTGCCAGATTTATTGAAGTAGTGGTTTTGCCTTCACCAGGTGCACAACTTGTTATAGTAATTGTTTTTATTTTATTAACTACACCGCAAAAACGTATATTTGTCCTGAGGGTTTTATATGCTTCTTCAGCCGGTAT from the Bacillota bacterium genome contains:
- a CDS encoding CpsD/CapB family tyrosine-protein kinase, translated to MVVTKYEKLSGLSIPAEEAYKTLRTNIRFCGVVNKIKTITITSCAPGEGKTTTSINLAISMANAGMKTLLVDADLRRPTVEKILDINTKIGLTNYITGEATLEEVVYRTNIENFYITPCGVIPPNPAELLSTETFSEFIKTVKDQYLKTVKGQFDIIIFDTPPLGSVIDAAIIAAQTDGTLLVIKSKSINYKVAHQVKGQLEKANAYLLGVVINRIQRKDLRYGYRHYYNYYYTADDSRDESPFKKFMRRVKLIS
- the loaP gene encoding antiterminator LoaP, which produces MYYFEGMGKWYALFVMTGEEEKVKERLLYRFRERDDLRIIVPMRRIRERKDGRWEVKLKTLFPGYVLYNGIMGIEEYYNMKGVPGLLRVLKNKYEPLEIDEEEIYVISRLMCNGEIIGTSTLYESGEKIVVVDGPLVGLEGLIESVDTRKGRAKVRLNFIGESRLVDLSIKMIHTA